The proteins below are encoded in one region of Sulfolobus sp. A20:
- a CDS encoding DUF3501 family protein: MVKITLDEILPWQTYEKVRLDRIRRIVEVKNKRRIELGDRLSLLFENKDTILHQIQEMVYLDKKDRKEDILEEIKIYSTLLPCDGKIKASLYIYAHDFKDLDWVYDNLKGIYNSVFLKVGTKLIQGDPEGGREQGREFSTVQYLTFDLQGEKSTDMEVHVVHEKYRYSAKVDKSLAEQLIKEAYDICEK; the protein is encoded by the coding sequence ATGGTTAAAATAACTTTAGATGAAATTTTACCATGGCAGACTTATGAAAAGGTCAGATTAGATAGGATAAGAAGAATTGTAGAAGTTAAGAACAAGAGAAGGATAGAGTTAGGAGATAGATTATCTTTATTATTTGAGAATAAGGATACCATTCTACATCAGATTCAAGAAATGGTTTATCTAGACAAAAAGGATAGAAAGGAAGATATCTTAGAGGAGATTAAAATCTACTCTACGCTATTACCATGTGATGGAAAGATAAAGGCATCTCTGTACATTTACGCTCATGATTTTAAGGATTTAGATTGGGTTTATGATAACCTCAAGGGGATATATAATTCGGTCTTCTTAAAAGTAGGAACCAAATTAATTCAAGGAGACCCTGAGGGAGGAAGGGAGCAGGGAAGAGAATTTTCAACAGTTCAGTATTTAACTTTTGACTTACAAGGCGAAAAGAGTACAGACATGGAAGTGCATGTAGTTCATGAGAAGTATAGGTACTCTGCTAAAGTGGATAAAAGCTTAGCGGAGCAATTGATAAAAGAGGCATATGATATTTGTGAAAAATAA
- the cutC gene encoding glyceraldehyde dehydrogenase subunit gamma, which produces MQVVNKGDKVKVRVKVNGVWYERYVSPRMLLVDFIRDELGLTGTKVGCDTTTCGACTVLLDGKSVKSCTIFAVQADGSEITTIEGLSVDSKLHPIQEAFRDNFALQCGFCTSGMIMQTYFLLKQNPNPSEEEIRDGLHGNICRCTGYQNIIRAVIDASKRLRA; this is translated from the coding sequence ATGCAAGTCGTTAACAAGGGAGACAAAGTTAAGGTTAGAGTTAAGGTTAATGGGGTTTGGTATGAAAGGTATGTTAGTCCTAGGATGTTGTTAGTGGACTTCATTAGGGATGAGCTAGGTCTAACCGGAACAAAGGTTGGATGTGATACTACTACTTGTGGGGCTTGTACAGTATTACTTGATGGTAAGTCAGTTAAATCTTGCACAATTTTTGCTGTCCAGGCTGATGGTTCTGAAATCACTACTATTGAAGGCTTATCAGTCGATTCTAAATTACATCCAATTCAAGAAGCATTCAGAGATAATTTTGCTTTACAATGTGGTTTCTGTACTTCTGGAATGATAATGCAAACATACTTTTTACTAAAGCAAAATCCTAATCCATCGGAAGAAGAAATAAGGGATGGTTTACATGGGAATATTTGCAGATGTACCGGTTATCAAAATATAATTAGGGCGGTAATAGATGCGTCCAAGAGGTTGAGAGCATGA
- the cutA gene encoding glyceraldehyde dehydrogenase subunit alpha, translated as MSYVGKSVKRLYDEKFITGRSNYVDDIRIPALYAGFVRSTYPHAYIKRIDVSDALKVNGIVAVLTAKEINPLLKGGIRPWPTYIDLKAFRYVERKAFPENKVKYIGEPVAVVIGQDKYAVRDAIDKVVVDYEPIKAVTKMEEAEKDQVIVHDELKTNISYKIPFKAGEVEKAFNEADKVVNVEAINERLIPNPMEPRGIISRYEGGTLSVWYSTQVPHFMRLEFSRIFGIPESKIKVSMPDVGGAFGSKVHLMPEELAVVASSIILGRPIRWTATRTEEMLASEARHNIFKGEVAVKKDGTILGIRGKLLLDLGAYITVTAGIQPLIIPMMIPGPYKIRNLSLESVAVYTNTPPITMYRGASRPEATYIIERIMSTVADELGLDDVTVREKNLVTELPYTNPFGMRYDSGDYVGALKEGVKRLQYYELKKWAEEERRKGHRVGVGLAFYLEVCSFGPWEYAEVRVDERGDVLIVTGTTPHGQGTETAIAQLVADAFQIPIERIRVIWGDTDAVPASMGTYGSRSVTIGGSAALKAAEKILDKMKRIAASTWNVDVQEVQYEKGEFKLRSDPSKKMSWDDVANLAYRSHEPGLVEKLIYENDVTFPYGVHVAVVEVDETGIARVVEYRAYDDIGKVINPALAESQIHGGGVQAVGQALYEQAILNENGQLIVSYADYYVPTAVESPKFTSIFAEQYHTSNYPTGSKGVGEAALIVGPAAIIRALEDAVGARFTKTPTTPEEILKVILSKK; from the coding sequence ATGAGTTATGTCGGAAAATCGGTTAAAAGATTATATGACGAAAAATTCATAACCGGAAGGAGTAATTATGTAGATGATATAAGAATACCAGCATTATACGCTGGCTTCGTAAGAAGTACATATCCACACGCCTATATTAAAAGAATAGATGTTAGTGATGCCTTAAAAGTCAATGGAATTGTAGCTGTTCTAACAGCAAAAGAAATAAATCCATTATTGAAAGGAGGTATAAGACCCTGGCCTACGTATATTGACCTTAAAGCTTTTAGATATGTTGAAAGAAAAGCTTTCCCAGAAAATAAAGTAAAGTATATAGGAGAACCTGTAGCGGTTGTGATAGGACAAGATAAATATGCTGTTAGAGATGCTATCGATAAAGTGGTAGTGGATTATGAACCTATTAAGGCAGTAACTAAAATGGAAGAGGCTGAGAAGGATCAGGTCATAGTACATGATGAGTTGAAGACTAATATTTCATACAAGATACCGTTCAAAGCGGGAGAAGTAGAAAAGGCATTTAATGAAGCAGATAAGGTAGTTAATGTTGAGGCGATAAACGAAAGATTAATTCCAAACCCTATGGAACCTAGAGGTATAATATCTAGATATGAAGGAGGAACGTTAAGTGTATGGTACTCTACTCAAGTTCCTCACTTCATGCGCTTAGAGTTCTCTAGGATCTTTGGTATACCAGAAAGTAAGATAAAAGTTTCAATGCCAGATGTAGGAGGAGCTTTCGGTAGTAAGGTACACTTAATGCCAGAGGAGTTAGCTGTAGTTGCATCATCAATTATTCTCGGGAGGCCAATTAGGTGGACTGCAACAAGAACCGAAGAGATGTTAGCTAGTGAGGCGAGGCATAATATATTCAAGGGAGAAGTCGCAGTTAAGAAAGATGGGACAATATTAGGTATTAGAGGCAAACTACTCTTAGATTTAGGGGCATACATAACAGTAACTGCAGGCATACAGCCATTAATAATACCAATGATGATACCTGGACCATATAAAATACGTAATTTAAGTCTAGAGAGTGTTGCAGTATATACTAATACTCCACCTATAACTATGTATAGGGGAGCTAGTAGACCAGAGGCTACTTACATAATCGAGAGGATAATGAGTACTGTAGCAGACGAATTAGGCTTAGATGACGTTACTGTTAGAGAGAAGAACCTAGTGACAGAACTACCTTATACAAATCCATTTGGAATGAGATATGATTCTGGAGACTATGTTGGAGCATTAAAAGAAGGCGTAAAAAGGCTGCAATATTATGAATTGAAGAAATGGGCTGAAGAAGAGAGGAGAAAAGGACACAGGGTAGGTGTAGGATTAGCGTTTTACTTAGAGGTGTGCAGTTTTGGTCCTTGGGAGTATGCAGAAGTCAGAGTAGATGAAAGAGGAGACGTTTTAATAGTAACCGGCACTACACCACATGGGCAAGGTACTGAAACTGCAATCGCCCAGTTAGTAGCTGATGCCTTCCAAATACCAATCGAAAGGATAAGAGTTATTTGGGGAGATACCGATGCAGTACCTGCCAGCATGGGAACTTATGGCTCAAGATCAGTAACAATAGGTGGTTCCGCAGCGTTAAAAGCTGCCGAGAAGATACTAGATAAAATGAAGAGAATAGCTGCGTCTACTTGGAACGTAGATGTTCAAGAGGTTCAATACGAAAAAGGAGAATTCAAATTGAGGAGTGATCCAAGTAAGAAGATGAGCTGGGATGATGTAGCTAATTTAGCTTACAGAAGTCATGAACCTGGTTTAGTAGAAAAACTGATCTATGAGAATGACGTCACTTTTCCATATGGTGTTCATGTAGCTGTAGTTGAAGTAGATGAAACCGGAATAGCTAGAGTAGTGGAATACAGAGCTTATGATGATATAGGGAAAGTAATTAATCCTGCCTTAGCGGAGTCACAAATCCACGGGGGAGGTGTACAAGCAGTCGGTCAAGCTTTATATGAACAAGCTATACTTAATGAAAACGGTCAGTTAATAGTAAGCTATGCTGATTATTATGTTCCTACAGCAGTGGAATCTCCCAAGTTTACATCAATCTTTGCTGAACAGTATCATACATCCAATTATCCGACAGGTAGTAAAGGTGTTGGCGAAGCTGCGCTAATTGTAGGTCCTGCGGCTATCATTCGTGCGTTAGAAGATGCTGTTGGAGCGAGATTTACCAAAACTCCCACTACACCAGAAGAGATCTTAAAGGTCATTTTAAGTAAGAAATAA
- a CDS encoding DsrE family protein, with product MKTGIIVGSNERSRLAYAAMTSVIISSMGDEVYVFLTMDAVRAFTKNPEVKTEDMSSKTMVEKKEEDYIGLFRKAKKSGKVKIYACSYASKLFNYAKEDYIDLIDEIAGITTFAMDVEGGQIVSVW from the coding sequence ATGAAGACTGGTATAATAGTGGGCTCTAATGAGAGGTCGAGATTAGCTTATGCTGCAATGACATCGGTGATTATATCATCAATGGGAGATGAAGTTTATGTTTTTTTAACTATGGATGCAGTTAGAGCTTTTACCAAGAACCCCGAGGTAAAAACTGAAGATATGTCATCTAAGACTATGGTGGAGAAAAAAGAAGAGGATTATATAGGCTTATTTAGGAAAGCAAAGAAGAGTGGAAAAGTTAAGATTTACGCTTGTTCCTATGCAAGTAAATTGTTCAACTATGCTAAGGAGGATTACATAGATTTAATTGATGAGATAGCCGGTATAACTACATTTGCAATGGATGTGGAAGGAGGACAAATAGTCTCGGTGTGGTAA
- a CDS encoding SelD-related putative sulfur metabolism protein: MSIDKLIDKFRENLEKYKKMGLNPLSLATGCAVKVDLIDTVYPALGKINSELAKRNIEILPREDADIFVTRKNITVKRVINSGEFDADRAISLIQVNQETAGSPEKFADFLIRVYTSIKTSRKLTIGKGHSIVTTNPKGEVAVLDLFRLDGEKEKSYTVANNDTIQIVDPLDDPGSQMQVDVGVSNSFNDLFTKGVFQDLKMIPVADAPIDELKTQLLNNFINYSRKYSIELLDDIQPSTKTLMIGATTIGKSDHELPTFYNKVNEKMEILVTRPVGELTPINVYMWLLTVPELIENLEEKGITISRVEEVKKKAINFMRVPNIEVAKIIYEYLPNFGHPFEEESHIAMTTDVTGPGLFVIKEFAQKAQVDVELTEIPVLDPDIHEFATENFIIPNSTAGTNGAIVIFAHKKVIEDLYDELKSKGYEPYIIGKVIGKGEGNVIVPSTITKFIHRNNVLRQFKIR, encoded by the coding sequence ATGTCTATTGATAAATTAATTGATAAGTTTAGAGAGAACCTAGAAAAGTATAAAAAAATGGGATTGAACCCTTTATCTCTAGCAACTGGTTGTGCAGTTAAAGTTGACTTAATAGATACAGTCTATCCGGCTTTAGGGAAAATCAATTCAGAGTTGGCTAAAAGAAATATTGAAATATTACCAAGAGAAGATGCCGATATTTTTGTAACAAGAAAAAATATCACAGTAAAAAGAGTGATAAATTCTGGAGAATTTGATGCCGACAGAGCAATAAGCTTAATTCAAGTAAACCAAGAAACTGCAGGAAGTCCAGAGAAATTCGCTGATTTCTTAATAAGAGTCTATACTTCAATCAAAACCTCTAGGAAATTAACTATAGGAAAAGGGCACTCAATTGTAACTACTAATCCTAAAGGAGAAGTTGCTGTACTAGATTTATTCAGACTTGATGGAGAAAAAGAGAAATCATACACGGTTGCTAATAATGATACAATTCAAATTGTCGATCCCTTAGATGATCCAGGTTCACAAATGCAAGTCGATGTGGGAGTGTCTAATTCGTTTAATGACTTATTTACGAAAGGTGTATTTCAAGATTTGAAGATGATTCCAGTAGCTGATGCTCCAATCGATGAGTTAAAGACCCAGTTACTCAACAATTTTATTAATTATTCTAGGAAATATTCCATCGAATTATTAGATGATATACAACCCAGTACTAAGACATTAATGATAGGAGCTACGACTATAGGGAAATCGGATCATGAACTGCCAACATTCTATAACAAGGTTAATGAGAAGATGGAAATATTAGTTACTAGACCAGTGGGAGAGTTAACTCCAATTAACGTTTATATGTGGCTACTTACGGTACCAGAGCTGATAGAAAACCTAGAAGAGAAGGGAATAACAATAAGTAGGGTTGAAGAGGTTAAAAAGAAAGCCATAAACTTCATGAGAGTTCCCAACATTGAAGTGGCTAAAATCATTTACGAATACTTACCTAATTTTGGGCATCCTTTTGAAGAAGAGTCTCATATAGCTATGACTACCGACGTTACTGGACCAGGGTTATTTGTTATAAAGGAATTCGCCCAAAAGGCTCAAGTAGATGTAGAATTAACTGAAATTCCCGTCTTAGATCCTGATATTCATGAATTCGCAACTGAGAACTTCATTATTCCAAATTCAACTGCTGGCACTAATGGTGCTATAGTAATCTTTGCTCATAAAAAAGTAATAGAAGATTTATATGATGAGTTGAAGTCTAAAGGCTACGAACCCTACATTATTGGTAAAGTTATTGGAAAAGGAGAGGGAAACGTGATTGTACCATCAACCATTACTAAATTTATTCATAGGAATAATGTATTGAGACAATTCAAGATAAGATGA
- a CDS encoding heterodisulfide reductase-related iron-sulfur binding cluster has translation MYSLNPSNPSFFDSNKLLSEFIRQASICHGCRRCFNYCDAFPTLFEYTDKKQPKNLTLDDLFDVASKCFHCKMCYVNCPYTPPHEFSMDFPSLMEWSWLYYKKKRGLTLRDFLFEMLDGVALARPLAKNIMEKSKELLGIHREAPTLPVAEKGLREKVKPKKIDNPKAKVALFPTCLVENFFTEIGEDIIEVYNSLGIEVVIPRFLCCGAPMLDSGDIDRLKKNAEYNLSLIRQLIEQGYDIVSPIPTCTLMIKEYERVLDQKVPKVYDALEYLLKLKNDGKIDLKGKFEKSVYYHPPCHLRYLQLGYPGVRLLRQMGAKVEISDKGCSGIDGGWGLRNYDTAKRVGSKMMESFKQSSANVFSTECPLAGLQIEKASNKKPLHPIQILKEAMKNG, from the coding sequence ATGTATTCTTTAAATCCAAGTAATCCTTCTTTTTTTGACTCGAATAAGTTATTATCTGAGTTTATAAGACAAGCTAGTATATGTCACGGCTGTAGAAGGTGTTTTAATTATTGTGACGCATTTCCTACGTTATTTGAATACACTGATAAGAAACAACCTAAAAACTTAACATTAGATGATCTCTTTGATGTAGCATCTAAGTGTTTCCATTGTAAGATGTGTTATGTCAATTGTCCTTACACTCCTCCCCATGAGTTTAGCATGGATTTCCCCAGCTTAATGGAGTGGAGCTGGCTATACTACAAGAAAAAGAGAGGGTTAACTCTCAGAGACTTTCTTTTTGAAATGTTAGATGGGGTTGCTTTAGCTAGACCGTTAGCTAAAAATATTATGGAGAAAAGTAAAGAGCTCTTAGGAATTCATAGAGAGGCACCTACATTACCGGTTGCAGAAAAGGGTTTAAGAGAAAAGGTAAAACCCAAGAAAATTGATAATCCCAAAGCAAAAGTAGCATTATTTCCAACATGTCTAGTCGAAAATTTCTTTACTGAAATAGGAGAAGATATAATTGAAGTTTATAATAGTTTAGGTATAGAAGTTGTAATACCCAGATTTTTGTGTTGCGGAGCACCTATGCTAGACTCTGGAGATATAGATAGATTAAAGAAAAACGCTGAATATAACCTTTCTCTTATTAGGCAGCTTATAGAACAAGGTTATGATATAGTATCTCCTATTCCTACGTGTACTTTGATGATTAAGGAATATGAAAGGGTATTAGACCAAAAAGTTCCCAAAGTTTATGATGCTTTGGAATACTTATTAAAGCTCAAAAATGATGGTAAAATAGACCTAAAGGGAAAATTCGAGAAGTCTGTTTACTATCATCCTCCATGCCATCTAAGATATTTACAGCTAGGTTATCCTGGTGTAAGACTATTAAGACAAATGGGAGCTAAAGTCGAAATATCCGATAAGGGTTGTTCTGGTATTGATGGTGGGTGGGGTTTAAGGAACTATGATACAGCTAAGAGAGTTGGAAGTAAAATGATGGAATCATTTAAACAGAGTAGTGCGAATGTTTTTTCAACGGAATGTCCGTTAGCTGGACTTCAAATAGAAAAAGCTTCGAATAAGAAGCCTTTACATCCAATTCAAATCTTAAAAGAGGCGATGAAAAATGGTTAA
- a CDS encoding rubrerythrin family protein has product MKELKGTKTAVNLKNAFCGEAMANRRYLYFAKRADEEGYPELAGLLRSIAEGETAHAFGHLDFIRQGGIGDPATDKPIGTLEQMLESAIAGETYEWTQMYPGYAKVAREEGFNEVAEWFETLARAEKSHAEKFTNALNMLKGGK; this is encoded by the coding sequence ATGAAAGAGCTTAAAGGAACCAAAACTGCCGTGAATCTAAAAAATGCTTTCTGTGGAGAAGCAATGGCAAATAGAAGATACTTATATTTTGCAAAAAGAGCTGATGAAGAAGGATATCCCGAATTAGCGGGATTGTTGAGAAGCATAGCTGAAGGAGAAACCGCTCACGCTTTTGGGCACTTAGACTTCATAAGACAAGGAGGAATAGGAGATCCAGCAACTGATAAACCAATAGGAACTTTAGAGCAAATGTTAGAGTCTGCTATAGCTGGAGAGACTTATGAATGGACCCAAATGTATCCAGGCTATGCTAAAGTAGCGAGAGAGGAAGGATTTAATGAGGTTGCAGAGTGGTTTGAGACATTAGCTAGAGCAGAAAAGAGTCACGCAGAGAAGTTCACGAACGCCCTTAATATGTTAAAGGGAGGCAAATAA
- a CDS encoding rhodanese-like domain-containing protein yields the protein MTQITERRTPYYANIQSVPPSIVRRLIKSNAIKIIDIRQPWEYEDHHIPGSVLIPLDYIDDLLPLFLTKINTNSFAIVCEHANRSTWLIFNKPYLFEGYKVYNMLGGMELWIRMGYEVDKGIDDNGTLWYKLLLGKTK from the coding sequence GTGACCCAAATAACTGAGAGGAGAACTCCATATTATGCTAACATCCAAAGTGTTCCGCCATCCATAGTTAGAAGACTTATTAAAAGTAATGCTATTAAAATAATTGATATAAGACAGCCTTGGGAATACGAAGATCATCACATACCTGGATCAGTATTGATACCTTTAGACTATATTGATGATTTATTACCACTATTCCTTACCAAAATTAACACTAACTCATTCGCAATAGTATGTGAACATGCTAATAGATCTACTTGGTTAATATTTAATAAACCTTATCTCTTTGAGGGATATAAGGTTTACAACATGCTAGGTGGGATGGAGTTATGGATTAGAATGGGATACGAGGTAGATAAGGGTATAGATGATAATGGCACTTTATGGTATAAGCTACTTTTAGGAAAGACTAAATAA
- a CDS encoding NAD(P)/FAD-dependent oxidoreductase, with protein sequence MAKRIIIAGGNIGGTIIANRLAQKLHHEIHKGEVELVVLNKTDEHIYLPGQLLVAYGLETPGELVKKESELLDSSVKFIHGEKGTITKIDPANHTVVTADGVSHSYDYLVITTGVEYTWDEIPGYRAGSVSFYEYDDAVKMREAIEKFQGGTVVVNTARLPHRCPVAPLENTLILDDYLRKRGIRDKTKIIYTYPVQGVFGRPITNKFMLKLFEERGIEVHSPFTVTSVNPSEKIIESQEGEKIKYDLLIGIPPNMGAKVIGDSGIGDRRRWIPTDKFTLRMKDHSNVYVMGDATDLPVSKAGSTADFESYTVAHNIANDIKGNLGVKHYGGDVLCYIATGTDQATYIRFSYTMNESPPPPSYVHWWGKIMYNKMYWTVTAKAVV encoded by the coding sequence ATGGCTAAAAGGATTATAATTGCAGGAGGAAATATAGGCGGTACGATAATAGCGAATAGACTAGCTCAGAAATTACATCATGAAATTCATAAAGGAGAGGTAGAACTAGTTGTTCTTAATAAAACTGACGAACATATATACTTACCTGGTCAATTGTTAGTGGCTTATGGATTAGAGACACCGGGCGAACTGGTAAAGAAAGAAAGTGAACTATTAGACTCTAGTGTTAAGTTTATACATGGGGAGAAAGGTACAATAACGAAAATAGATCCTGCGAACCATACTGTTGTTACAGCAGATGGTGTATCCCATAGTTATGACTATTTAGTGATTACTACGGGTGTAGAATACACGTGGGATGAGATTCCCGGTTATAGGGCAGGATCAGTTTCATTTTATGAATACGATGATGCTGTAAAAATGAGAGAGGCAATAGAGAAGTTCCAAGGGGGAACGGTAGTAGTAAATACTGCTAGGCTTCCTCACAGATGTCCTGTAGCACCTTTAGAGAATACTCTAATTCTAGATGATTATTTAAGAAAGAGAGGAATTAGGGATAAGACGAAAATTATCTATACTTATCCAGTACAAGGAGTATTCGGTAGACCAATAACTAATAAGTTCATGTTAAAGTTATTTGAGGAAAGAGGGATAGAGGTTCACTCCCCATTTACCGTAACAAGTGTTAATCCGTCAGAGAAGATAATAGAGTCCCAAGAAGGTGAAAAAATTAAGTATGACTTATTAATAGGGATACCTCCTAACATGGGAGCTAAGGTAATAGGAGATTCTGGAATTGGTGATAGAAGAAGATGGATACCAACTGATAAATTTACACTTAGAATGAAAGATCACTCTAACGTTTATGTAATGGGTGATGCAACAGATTTGCCAGTGTCAAAAGCTGGTTCAACAGCAGACTTTGAATCTTACACTGTAGCCCATAATATCGCTAATGACATTAAGGGTAACTTAGGTGTAAAGCACTATGGCGGAGACGTATTATGTTATATAGCCACTGGAACTGACCAAGCTACGTATATTAGATTTAGTTATACTATGAATGAAAGCCCACCACCACCTTCTTACGTGCACTGGTGGGGTAAAATAATGTACAATAAGATGTATTGGACTGTTACAGCAAAAGCTGTGGTGTGA
- the cutB gene encoding glyceraldehyde dehydrogenase subunit beta produces the protein MYPPDFTYVRVNSVDEATKFLDSQDDARPLAGGQSLIPMLKLRVISPNYIVDLNPIKDLSYVRSGFNSTKIGALTRYYEVLKNDTIKINVPLLYQAVRLVGDMQVRNLGTIGGSVGNADPSSDVPTVLTALDAEIVLTSSSGSRSVKALDFFKGAFTTDVKKGELITEIVLPNLEGYYTTYKKVVRRAGDYALVSLALAIKMKGRDIEDIRLAYAGVSDKPFRPIEVEKGAIGKSLDDSLIEDIVSKVSSQVNPPSDTRGSSWYRKEVMKVITRKALKEVMG, from the coding sequence GTGTACCCACCAGATTTTACATATGTGCGTGTAAATAGTGTGGATGAGGCAACAAAATTTTTGGATTCGCAAGACGATGCCAGACCCTTAGCTGGCGGTCAAAGTTTAATACCCATGTTAAAACTTCGTGTAATTTCACCTAATTACATAGTTGATCTGAACCCAATTAAAGACCTTAGTTACGTTAGAAGTGGTTTTAATTCAACTAAAATTGGAGCCTTAACCAGATACTATGAAGTACTTAAGAATGATACTATAAAGATAAACGTTCCTCTCTTATATCAGGCAGTTAGATTAGTTGGAGATATGCAAGTGAGGAATTTAGGAACTATAGGAGGTAGTGTAGGAAACGCTGATCCTTCTTCAGACGTTCCTACTGTTTTAACAGCTCTAGACGCTGAAATAGTCCTCACATCTTCTTCTGGTAGTAGGTCAGTTAAGGCTTTAGATTTCTTTAAGGGAGCTTTCACTACTGATGTAAAGAAGGGAGAACTGATAACAGAAATAGTATTACCTAATTTAGAGGGTTATTATACGACTTACAAGAAAGTTGTGAGAAGGGCTGGAGACTATGCATTGGTATCTTTAGCTTTAGCAATCAAAATGAAAGGAAGGGATATAGAGGATATTAGATTAGCGTATGCTGGAGTTTCCGATAAACCGTTTAGGCCAATAGAAGTAGAAAAAGGTGCAATAGGTAAGTCATTAGATGATTCTTTAATAGAGGACATAGTAAGTAAGGTTTCTAGTCAAGTTAATCCCCCCTCTGATACTAGAGGGAGTTCGTGGTATAGGAAGGAAGTTATGAAGGTTATAACTAGAAAGGCTTTAAAGGAGGTGATGGGCTGA
- a CDS encoding DUF1641 domain-containing protein, with protein MQVINLEKLASKIDEKKIEELAELIDLTPALNEVLKKVNELKESGALDVLVNYAYIGKTMRDMLNDDAIQNLGTITSSLLEVGKVISQPEVFHDTMKVIHNMSTLSDVLDKVKMMKDDGTLDVLVNASYTLKTMKDMLNDEAIQTIASTLSGSLELLKVVSNHLDPLKQVLEKSSTISDLINRLEQMKSDGTLDVLVNYAYIGKTMRDMLNDDAIQNLGKYVSNLLEIMKEMDDTTIHSIKRAMKRLNLVNDVLEKVEELNNNGALDVVLNLAYAAKTLRDMLNDEAITHISEYVSQFLEVYPKAMDFLEYTFSEVPYKIMRAMTSEEVKKSLESPPQVSIGGLIRLLSDPEVQRGLGVLFTLVRAIGKEFTPR; from the coding sequence ATGCAAGTCATCAACTTAGAGAAGTTAGCATCAAAGATTGATGAGAAGAAGATAGAAGAATTAGCTGAGCTTATTGATCTGACTCCTGCCTTAAATGAAGTCCTAAAGAAAGTCAATGAGCTGAAAGAGTCCGGGGCTCTTGATGTTTTAGTTAATTATGCTTATATTGGTAAGACAATGCGAGATATGTTGAATGATGACGCTATACAAAACCTAGGCACAATTACCTCATCCCTTCTTGAAGTAGGTAAGGTTATTTCACAGCCTGAAGTCTTTCATGATACGATGAAAGTCATTCATAATATGAGCACTTTATCTGATGTTTTGGATAAGGTAAAGATGATGAAGGATGATGGAACTTTAGATGTTCTAGTTAATGCCTCGTACACTCTTAAAACCATGAAAGACATGTTAAATGACGAAGCTATTCAAACTATAGCAAGTACACTCTCTGGCTCACTAGAACTATTAAAGGTAGTTAGTAATCATTTAGATCCATTAAAGCAGGTATTAGAAAAGTCTTCAACGATTTCAGACTTAATTAATAGGTTAGAGCAAATGAAGAGTGATGGTACATTAGATGTTTTAGTTAATTATGCTTATATTGGTAAGACAATGCGAGATATGTTGAATGATGACGCTATACAAAACCTAGGCAAATATGTTTCCAATCTTCTTGAAATCATGAAGGAAATGGATGACACAACAATACATTCAATAAAGAGGGCTATGAAGAGATTAAACTTAGTGAACGACGTATTAGAAAAAGTTGAAGAATTAAATAACAACGGAGCTTTAGATGTAGTACTAAACTTAGCATATGCTGCTAAGACTTTAAGGGATATGTTAAATGATGAAGCTATTACTCACATATCAGAATATGTTTCACAATTTCTGGAAGTCTATCCTAAGGCTATGGACTTTCTGGAATACACGTTTAGTGAAGTGCCTTACAAGATAATGAGGGCTATGACGTCAGAAGAAGTTAAAAAGAGTTTGGAATCCCCTCCTCAAGTTTCTATAGGTGGTCTAATCAGATTATTATCAGATCCAGAAGTTCAGAGAGGACTAGGGGTTTTATTTACTCTAGTTAGAGCTATAGGCAAAGAGTTCACACCAAGATAA
- a CDS encoding helix-turn-helix domain-containing protein, protein MERLPPSAKLVLKILLEKKVVRFKELREETHLPTRTLHYALKILKEKGVVKTLPCLDDARERIYSLLEVEECYKLFND, encoded by the coding sequence ATGGAGAGACTACCCCCGTCTGCTAAACTCGTATTAAAGATACTACTGGAAAAGAAAGTTGTAAGATTTAAGGAACTGAGAGAGGAAACCCATTTACCTACTAGAACGTTACATTATGCCCTAAAGATTCTTAAAGAAAAAGGAGTTGTAAAAACGTTACCTTGCCTAGATGATGCCAGAGAAAGAATATATTCACTTTTAGAAGTTGAAGAATGCTACAAACTTTTTAATGACTAA